The window GTATACTGGTGTGGTTGTGTCGACTCACGGATGGAATCTGTTTCCTGTGTTTTTCGGCGAGTTGGCCGCCTTGACCTGGTCTGGGCAGTTCAACTTGGATTTCACATGTTTCCTCATACTATCCGGTATATGGACTGCCTGGCGGCATGGTTTCTCCCGCTGGGGCATCGTGCTGGGAGTGGCAGGCTTTTTCGGCGGGATGCTGTTCCTCGCGCCATACCTGGTCTTTGCCTCGTATAAGGAGCAGGGCGACATGGCGGGGGTGCTGCTGGGAGTGAACAGGCCGGTAGGTTGATTCGACGCCATCACCGTCAGGCAGCGTAGTCGCGCGGCGTTTCCCGAAAGAACTGCAGCCGCGGCCCAGGGCGGATGGATGCATACAGGGCGGCATACGCCGTTGCTTGCAACGTGGCGCGGCCGCCGAACGGTACAGGAATCAAGGCCCCGGGACGCCTCGCGGCGGCCCGGGGCCTTTGCTTGGTGTGAAGGGGTTTCTACGCAGGCACGATGACCATCCAGCCCACGCCGAAGCGGTCGGTGAGCATGCCGAAGCAGGGCGAGAAGAAGGTCTTGCCCAGGGGCATCAGCACCTGGCCGCCTTCGGCCAGGGCGATGAAGGCCCGCTTGGCCTCGGCCTCGTCGGCGGCGGTCAGCGAGAGCGAGAAGCCCCGGAAGTCGGGTTCGCCCCGGCAGTTGCCGTCGGAGGCCATGAAGGTGGTGTCGCCCACGCGCACGTTGGCGTGCATCACCTTGT is drawn from Fundidesulfovibrio soli and contains these coding sequences:
- a CDS encoding VOC family protein, producing the protein MRIEPYLFFEGRCDEALAFYAEAVGAQVTMLMRYSDSPEPPAPGMIPAGSEDKVMHANVRVGDTTFMASDGNCRGEPDFRGFSLSLTAADEAEAKRAFIALAEGGQVLMPLGKTFFSPCFGMLTDRFGVGWMVIVPA